From the genome of Naumannella halotolerans, one region includes:
- the lpdA gene encoding dihydrolipoyl dehydrogenase, protein MSAHFDVVVLGAGPGGYVAAIRAAQLGLKTAIVEKKYWGGVCLNVGCIPSKALLRNAELAHIFNHRAKDFGISGEVSFDYGAAHSRSRKVSEQMIKGVHFLMKKNKITEYDGWGTFTDAKTIAVELNDGSSETLTADNVIIAAGATTKLLPGVSKSDKVVTYEEQILESEVPDSIIIAGAGAIGIEFAYVLANYGVDVTIVEFLDRIVPLEDPEISKELTKAYKKLGVKILTSTKVDSIDESGDGVTVTVSKADGSDSQELKADKVLSAIGFAPRLDGYGLDATGVQTTERGAIAIDDHMRTNVDGVYAIGDVTGKLLLAHTAEAQGVVAAETIAGAETMPINYDMIPRATYCQPQVASFGYTEEQAKDKGYDVKVAKFPFTANGKAHGLGEPVGFVKVVADATHNELLGAHMIGPEVTELLPELTLAQLWDLTADEVARNIHAHPTLSEALKETVEGIAGHMINL, encoded by the coding sequence ATGAGTGCACACTTCGACGTCGTCGTGCTGGGAGCCGGACCGGGCGGATATGTGGCCGCCATTCGAGCAGCCCAGCTGGGTCTGAAAACCGCCATCGTGGAGAAGAAGTACTGGGGTGGTGTGTGCCTCAACGTCGGTTGCATCCCCTCCAAGGCGCTGCTGCGCAATGCCGAACTGGCACACATCTTCAACCACCGGGCCAAGGACTTCGGCATCAGCGGTGAGGTCAGCTTCGACTACGGCGCAGCGCACAGCCGCAGCCGCAAGGTCTCGGAGCAGATGATCAAGGGCGTTCACTTCCTGATGAAGAAGAACAAGATCACCGAGTACGACGGCTGGGGCACCTTCACCGACGCGAAGACCATCGCTGTCGAGCTGAACGACGGCAGCAGCGAGACGCTCACCGCCGACAATGTGATCATCGCCGCCGGTGCGACCACCAAGCTGCTCCCGGGTGTGTCCAAGTCCGACAAGGTCGTCACCTATGAGGAGCAGATCCTCGAGTCCGAGGTGCCCGACTCGATCATCATCGCCGGTGCCGGCGCGATCGGCATCGAGTTCGCCTACGTACTGGCCAACTACGGCGTCGACGTCACCATCGTCGAGTTCCTCGACCGGATCGTGCCGCTGGAGGACCCGGAGATCTCCAAGGAACTCACCAAGGCCTACAAGAAGCTCGGTGTGAAGATCCTGACCTCGACCAAGGTCGACAGCATCGACGAATCCGGTGACGGTGTGACCGTCACCGTCAGCAAGGCCGACGGCTCGGACTCCCAGGAGTTGAAGGCCGACAAGGTGCTGTCGGCGATCGGTTTCGCACCCCGGTTGGACGGCTACGGTCTCGACGCGACCGGTGTGCAGACCACCGAGCGCGGCGCGATCGCCATCGACGACCACATGCGGACCAATGTAGACGGCGTCTACGCGATCGGTGACGTGACCGGCAAGCTGTTGCTCGCCCACACCGCCGAGGCACAGGGAGTCGTCGCCGCCGAGACCATCGCCGGTGCCGAGACCATGCCGATCAACTACGACATGATCCCCCGGGCGACCTACTGCCAGCCGCAGGTCGCCTCCTTCGGCTACACCGAGGAACAGGCCAAGGACAAGGGCTACGACGTCAAGGTCGCCAAGTTCCCGTTCACGGCCAACGGCAAGGCCCACGGCCTGGGCGAACCGGTCGGCTTCGTCAAGGTGGTGGCCGACGCCACCCACAACGAACTGCTCGGTGCGCACATGATCGGCCCCGAGGTGACCGAGTTGCTGCCGGAGCTGACCCTGGCCCAGCTGTGGGATCTGACCGCCGACGAGGTGGCCCGCAACATCCACGCCCACCCGACCCTCAGCGAGGCGCTGAAGGAGACGGT
- a CDS encoding UDP-N-acetylglucosamine 1-carboxyvinyltransferase gives MTDTSLDRIGSLIRDARKHRGLTQHQLAEVLGTSQSAIHRIEAGNQNLSLDMVGRIARALDSELITVGRKGPEHLRVHGGRPLSGSISVLTSKNAAVALLCASLINRGTTTVRNIARIEEVNRILEVLTSIGVKATWLPGTSDLVLERPDRLDLEAMDVEAARRTRSIIMFLGPLLHYYPEFLLPYAGGCDLGARTIEPHLQVLRRFGLTVEATEGYYHCRVDRDSVEGNRTIVLTERGDTVTENALMAAAMTPGETTLRNASSNYMVQDLCFFLQALGVTIEGVGTTTLKIYGVESINRDVEYFPSEDPIEAMSLLTAAIVTNSELTVERAPIEFLEIELAILTEMGLKFDVSEEYVARNGKTRLVDLTIHPSQLKAPIDKLHPMPFPGLNIDNLPFFGVIAASAQGQTLINDWVYENRAIRMTDLNRLGAQVTLLDPHRVQVTGPTKWRGQEVVCPPALRPAVCLLLGMLAAKGTSILRDVYVINRGYEDLANRLNSVGASIERFSD, from the coding sequence ATGACCGACACCTCCTTGGACCGAATCGGCTCCCTCATCCGGGACGCGCGAAAGCATCGTGGACTGACCCAGCACCAGCTGGCCGAAGTGCTCGGCACCAGCCAGAGCGCGATCCACCGGATCGAGGCGGGCAACCAGAACCTCAGTCTGGACATGGTCGGGCGGATCGCCCGGGCGCTGGACAGCGAGCTGATCACCGTCGGCCGCAAGGGCCCGGAGCACCTGCGGGTGCACGGTGGCCGCCCGCTCTCGGGCAGCATCTCCGTCCTCACCTCGAAGAACGCCGCAGTGGCGCTGCTGTGTGCCTCGCTGATCAACCGGGGCACCACGACGGTCCGCAACATCGCCCGGATCGAGGAGGTGAACCGGATCCTCGAGGTGCTGACCAGCATCGGGGTGAAGGCGACCTGGCTGCCCGGGACGAGTGACCTGGTGCTGGAGCGACCGGACCGGCTGGACCTGGAGGCGATGGATGTCGAGGCCGCCCGGCGTACCCGCTCGATCATCATGTTCCTCGGCCCGCTGCTGCACTACTACCCCGAATTCCTGCTGCCCTATGCCGGCGGCTGTGATCTGGGAGCACGGACCATCGAGCCGCATCTGCAGGTGCTCCGTCGGTTCGGGCTGACCGTCGAGGCCACCGAGGGCTACTACCACTGCAGGGTCGACCGGGACTCGGTCGAGGGGAATCGGACCATCGTGCTCACCGAACGTGGTGACACCGTCACCGAGAACGCACTGATGGCGGCCGCGATGACCCCCGGTGAGACCACCCTGCGCAATGCCTCGTCCAACTACATGGTCCAGGACCTGTGCTTCTTCCTGCAGGCACTCGGGGTGACGATCGAGGGCGTCGGTACCACCACCCTCAAGATCTACGGTGTGGAGAGCATCAACCGCGATGTCGAGTACTTCCCGAGTGAGGACCCGATCGAGGCGATGAGCCTGCTGACCGCGGCGATCGTCACCAATTCGGAGCTGACCGTCGAGCGTGCACCGATCGAGTTCCTCGAGATCGAGCTGGCGATCCTGACCGAGATGGGCCTGAAGTTCGATGTCAGCGAGGAGTACGTTGCGCGCAACGGCAAGACCCGGCTGGTGGACCTGACGATCCATCCCTCGCAGCTGAAGGCACCGATCGACAAACTTCACCCGATGCCCTTCCCCGGGCTGAACATCGACAATCTGCCGTTCTTCGGCGTGATCGCCGCCTCCGCCCAGGGACAGACGCTGATCAACGACTGGGTCTATGAGAACCGGGCGATCCGGATGACCGATCTGAACCGCCTCGGCGCCCAGGTCACCTTGCTGGACCCGCACCGGGTGCAGGTCACCGGCCCCACCAAGTGGCGCGGCCAGGAGGTCGTCTGCCCGCCGGCGCTGCGTCCGGCGGTCTGTCTGCTGCTCGGCATGCTGGCTGCCAAGGGCACCTCGATCCTGCGCGATGTCTACGTGATCAACCGCGGGTACGAGGATCTGGCCAACCGGCTGAACTCCGTCGGCGCCTCGATCGAGCGCTTCTCCGACTGA
- a CDS encoding FAD-dependent oxidoreductase, translated as MTEESLQVAVVGAGPAGLTAAVAAVEHGARVILVDAGDQPGGQFWRHPSERVRHGDEGEPVNSGAHHWAEHLRLRRRLAELRAAGRVVVHTDTQVAAIRETGTGLLLHTHSPRDAGPRPDLTADRLVLATGAYDRQLPIPGWDLPGVFSAGGVQALLKGSGTAPGRRLVIAGTGVFLLPVAVQAAAAGVRVEAVCEANPIRRWLPGLHRATLVSKAVEGAGYALALLRHRIPYRTSTAITEILGTDRVEAVVTSKLRADGSAVPGSQRRIETDTVALGWGFTPQLELGLSLGLQTRTDTDGSLVLVVDDQQHTSHPQIWAAGESTGVGGVDLALTEGGLAGAAAAGTPRRPPAKLARQRGFARTLHQASPVPARWDQWLRPDTTVCRCEEITVAELVGVRDDLAAGDGRTAKGLSRAGMGWCQGRICGFAAACLTERTPTPSARSLAQVGRRPLAGPVSLAELGEWDASGS; from the coding sequence GTGACCGAGGAGTCGCTGCAGGTGGCCGTCGTCGGGGCCGGGCCGGCCGGGCTGACCGCCGCCGTGGCGGCGGTCGAGCACGGGGCCCGGGTGATCCTGGTCGATGCCGGTGACCAGCCGGGCGGACAGTTCTGGCGGCACCCGAGCGAACGCGTCCGGCACGGCGACGAGGGTGAGCCGGTGAACAGCGGCGCCCACCACTGGGCCGAACATCTGCGGTTGCGCCGCCGACTGGCCGAGTTGCGGGCCGCCGGCCGGGTCGTGGTGCACACCGACACCCAGGTCGCCGCGATCCGGGAGACCGGAACCGGCCTGCTGCTGCACACCCACTCGCCCAGGGATGCCGGGCCGCGCCCGGATCTCACCGCGGATCGGCTGGTGTTGGCCACCGGTGCCTACGACCGCCAACTGCCGATCCCCGGCTGGGACCTGCCCGGTGTCTTCTCCGCCGGCGGGGTGCAGGCCCTGTTGAAGGGCTCCGGCACCGCGCCCGGGCGGAGGCTGGTGATCGCCGGCACCGGGGTGTTCCTGCTGCCGGTGGCCGTCCAGGCCGCAGCCGCCGGGGTCCGGGTGGAGGCTGTCTGCGAGGCCAATCCGATCCGCCGCTGGCTGCCCGGGTTGCATCGGGCGACGCTCGTCTCGAAGGCGGTCGAGGGTGCGGGGTACGCGCTGGCGCTGCTGCGGCACCGGATCCCCTACCGCACCTCGACCGCGATCACCGAGATTCTCGGCACGGACCGGGTGGAGGCAGTGGTGACCTCGAAGCTGCGGGCCGACGGCTCGGCGGTCCCCGGATCGCAGCGCCGGATCGAGACCGACACGGTCGCCCTGGGCTGGGGGTTCACCCCGCAGTTGGAGTTGGGCCTGTCCCTGGGCCTGCAGACCCGTACCGACACCGACGGGTCGCTGGTGCTGGTCGTCGACGACCAGCAGCACACCTCACATCCGCAGATCTGGGCGGCGGGGGAGTCGACCGGGGTCGGCGGGGTGGACCTGGCACTGACCGAGGGCGGGCTCGCCGGCGCGGCAGCAGCGGGTACGCCGCGTCGACCGCCGGCGAAGCTGGCCCGGCAGCGAGGCTTCGCCCGTACCCTGCACCAGGCATCACCGGTCCCCGCCCGCTGGGACCAGTGGTTGCGGCCCGACACCACCGTCTGCCGTTGCGAGGAGATCACCGTCGCCGAGCTGGTGGGTGTCCGCGACGATCTCGCCGCCGGCGACGGCAGGACCGCCAAGGGTTTGTCCCGGGCCGGTATGGGCTGGTGCCAGGGACGGATCTGCGGCTTCGCCGCAGCCTGTCTGACCGAACGCACGCCCACCCCGAGCGCGCGATCCCTGGCTCAGGTCGGCCGGCGCCCGCTGGCCGGCCCGGTCAGCCTGGCCGAACTCGGCGAATGGGACGCGAGCGGGTCCTGA
- a CDS encoding (2Fe-2S)-binding protein: MSGDRIQLIVNQEPTPARAGQSVAAALLEAGYVAWRRTRHGGRPRGAFCGIGVCFDCLATIDDVAARRTCLVEVAEGMRVQLDGEVER, from the coding sequence ATGAGTGGCGACCGGATCCAGCTGATCGTGAACCAGGAGCCCACCCCGGCCCGGGCCGGGCAGAGCGTCGCGGCGGCGTTGCTGGAGGCCGGGTACGTGGCCTGGCGGCGGACCCGCCACGGTGGCCGGCCACGCGGTGCCTTCTGCGGTATCGGGGTCTGTTTCGACTGTCTGGCGACGATCGACGACGTGGCGGCGCGGCGTACCTGTCTGGTGGAGGTCGCCGAAGGGATGCGGGTGCAACTCGACGGGGAGGTCGAACGGTGA
- a CDS encoding NAD(P)/FAD-dependent oxidoreductase, translating into MSTADVVIIGAGIVGAATAYFCARAGMSVRVLERGEVASGTSSHGEGNILVSDKEPGPELDLAHHSLGIWRGELAEHAHRWEFEPKGGLVVARGVGGYAGLTTLVEEQCAHGTRVELVEAEDLADHEPHLRPDLAGGAFYPDDCQVQPILATAALLRLARDAGAQLSTRTEVRELIVDRDRLLGVRTEAGPVHAGAVVNAAGPWAATVAALAGVSLPVAPRRGYVLVTEPLPPMIRHKVYAAEYVGDVGSGDGALQSSPVIEGTPAGTVLIGSSRERVGFDDRPSDQALAALARNATQLFPFLARVRAIRHYHGFRPYLPDHLPAIGADARLPGLWHAGGHEGAGIGLSVGTGKLLAQAITGAEPDLSLLPFDPARFDRASAGAA; encoded by the coding sequence ATGAGCACCGCCGATGTGGTGATCATCGGCGCCGGCATCGTCGGTGCCGCCACCGCCTACTTCTGCGCCCGGGCGGGGATGTCGGTACGGGTGCTGGAGCGCGGCGAGGTCGCCTCCGGTACGTCCTCGCACGGGGAGGGCAACATCCTGGTCTCGGACAAGGAGCCGGGCCCCGAGCTCGACCTCGCCCACCATTCGCTGGGCATCTGGCGCGGTGAACTGGCCGAACACGCCCACCGCTGGGAGTTCGAGCCCAAGGGTGGTCTGGTCGTGGCCCGTGGGGTCGGCGGGTACGCCGGTCTGACCACCCTGGTCGAGGAGCAGTGCGCCCACGGCACGCGGGTCGAGCTGGTCGAAGCCGAGGATCTCGCCGACCACGAGCCACACCTGCGGCCCGACCTGGCCGGTGGTGCGTTCTACCCCGACGACTGTCAGGTGCAGCCGATCCTGGCCACCGCCGCACTGCTCCGGCTCGCCCGCGACGCCGGTGCACAGTTGAGCACCCGGACCGAGGTACGGGAGCTGATCGTCGACCGCGACCGGCTGCTGGGGGTACGCACCGAGGCCGGGCCGGTCCATGCCGGTGCGGTGGTCAACGCGGCCGGACCCTGGGCCGCCACGGTGGCCGCCCTGGCCGGGGTGAGCCTGCCGGTCGCGCCGCGCCGCGGGTACGTACTGGTGACCGAACCGCTGCCGCCGATGATCCGGCACAAGGTCTATGCCGCCGAGTATGTCGGCGACGTCGGCAGCGGCGACGGCGCACTGCAGTCCTCACCGGTGATCGAGGGCACCCCGGCCGGTACGGTGCTGATCGGCTCCAGCCGCGAACGGGTCGGGTTCGACGACCGGCCCAGTGATCAGGCCCTGGCCGCCCTGGCCCGCAATGCCACCCAGTTGTTCCCGTTCCTGGCCCGGGTCCGGGCGATCCGCCACTATCACGGTTTCCGGCCCTATCTGCCCGACCATCTGCCGGCGATCGGTGCCGATGCACGACTGCCAGGTCTGTGGCATGCCGGCGGCCACGAGGGTGCGGGGATCGGCCTGTCGGTGGGCACCGGCAAGCTGCTCGCACAGGCGATCACCGGTGCCGAACCCGACCTGTCCTTGCTGCCGTTCGATCCGGCCCGCTTCGACCGGGCGAGCGCGGGGGCAGCATGA
- a CDS encoding GntR family transcriptional regulator, giving the protein MNDHETSIRPLEPRQSLRETVTERLRAAIISGEMSEGEMYSAPGLAAQLGVSATPVREAMVDLSAEGMVESVKNRGYRVTVVSDAELDELAQLRAMIEAPAVRQVAEAGPLAEPVQRELAGHADDIVTAARAGDLTGYLGADRAFHALLLEQFGNRQLVHLATALRSRTRMYGLRNLADEQLVASALEHQQLLDLIQADEPAAAEDLLRRHIGHARGLWAGTAAAPTGADAANG; this is encoded by the coding sequence GTGAACGACCACGAAACCAGCATCCGCCCCCTGGAACCGCGCCAGAGTCTGCGGGAGACCGTCACCGAGCGCCTCCGGGCGGCGATCATCTCCGGTGAGATGTCGGAGGGGGAGATGTACTCCGCGCCGGGTCTGGCCGCCCAGCTGGGGGTGTCGGCGACCCCGGTGCGCGAAGCGATGGTCGACCTGTCCGCCGAGGGCATGGTGGAGAGCGTGAAGAACCGCGGCTACCGGGTGACGGTGGTCAGCGACGCCGAGCTGGACGAGCTCGCCCAGTTGCGGGCGATGATCGAGGCACCGGCCGTCCGTCAGGTCGCCGAGGCCGGCCCGCTCGCCGAGCCGGTGCAGCGCGAACTCGCCGGCCACGCCGACGACATCGTCACCGCCGCCCGGGCCGGTGACCTGACCGGCTATCTCGGGGCCGATCGCGCCTTCCATGCGCTGTTGCTCGAGCAGTTCGGCAACCGGCAGCTGGTGCATTTGGCGACCGCGCTGCGCTCGCGTACCCGGATGTACGGTCTGCGGAACCTGGCCGATGAGCAACTCGTCGCCTCCGCCCTGGAGCATCAGCAACTGCTGGACCTGATCCAGGCCGATGAACCGGCCGCCGCCGAGGACCTGCTCCGGCGGCACATCGGTCATGCCCGGGGGCTGTGGGCCGGGACCGCCGCGGCTCCGACCGGTGCGGATGCAGCGAACGGATGA
- a CDS encoding proline racemase family protein produces the protein MRTSRIFHAVDSHTEGMPTRVITGGVGTIPGATMAQRRLHFMQHSDWIRRLLMYEPRGHAAMSGAILQPPTHPEADFGVLFIEVSGMLPMCGHGTMGVATVLVETGMVEVVEPVTTITLDTPAGLVRAAVAVHDGHAERVTLTNVASFALRTDAKVEVPGHGTVGYDLAFGGNFYAVVELADLGLPFDRSHKGELLAAGLSIMEAINSTDRPVHPERSDINGCHHVYLNAPDSTARHSRHAMAIHPGWFDRSPCGTGTSARMAQLHARGELGLDTDFVNESFIGSRFLGRLVDRTEVAGLPAVIPTVSGRAWLTGTAQYFLDPDDPFAEGFLL, from the coding sequence ATGCGTACCTCGCGGATCTTCCACGCGGTGGATTCCCACACCGAAGGGATGCCGACCCGGGTGATCACCGGCGGCGTCGGCACCATTCCCGGCGCCACCATGGCCCAGCGACGGTTGCACTTCATGCAGCACAGCGACTGGATCCGTCGGTTGTTGATGTACGAGCCCCGCGGCCACGCCGCCATGAGCGGCGCGATCCTGCAGCCACCGACCCATCCGGAAGCCGATTTCGGGGTGCTCTTCATCGAGGTCTCCGGAATGTTGCCGATGTGCGGTCACGGCACCATGGGAGTGGCCACCGTGCTGGTCGAGACCGGCATGGTCGAGGTGGTCGAACCCGTCACCACGATCACCCTGGACACCCCTGCCGGTCTGGTACGGGCAGCGGTCGCGGTCCACGACGGCCACGCCGAGCGGGTCACCTTGACCAATGTCGCGTCCTTCGCCCTGCGTACCGACGCCAAGGTCGAGGTCCCCGGTCACGGCACCGTCGGTTACGACCTGGCCTTCGGCGGCAACTTCTACGCCGTGGTCGAACTGGCCGATCTGGGTCTGCCCTTCGACCGCAGCCACAAGGGCGAGCTGCTGGCCGCCGGGTTGTCGATCATGGAGGCGATCAACTCCACCGACCGGCCGGTGCACCCCGAGCGGTCCGACATCAACGGCTGTCACCACGTGTACCTGAACGCCCCGGACTCCACCGCCCGGCACTCCCGGCATGCGATGGCGATCCATCCCGGCTGGTTCGACCGCTCCCCGTGCGGCACCGGGACCAGTGCCCGGATGGCCCAATTGCACGCCCGCGGCGAACTCGGCCTGGACACCGACTTCGTGAACGAGTCGTTCATCGGTTCCCGCTTCCTCGGCCGGTTGGTCGACCGGACCGAGGTGGCCGGTCTGCCGGCGGTGATCCCGACGGTCAGTGGCCGCGCCTGGTTGACCGGCACCGCGCAGTACTTCCTCGACCCCGATGACCCGTTCGCCGAAGGGTTCTTGTTGTGA
- a CDS encoding dihydrodipicolinate synthase family protein gives MTETRKPWHGVLVATALPYHDDLSVDYDAFADHVRWLAAAGCDGVAPNGSLGEYQSLTEAERAKVITTAVEAAPEGFTVMAGVGAYGGRQTEYWAKQAADAGATALMCLPPNAYRATTRDVIDHYRHANSAGLPVVGYNNPIDTKVDLLPSLIAELHAEGLMVGLKEFTGDVRRAYEIKELAPGMDLLIGTDDTVLEMGLAGAVGWVAGYPNAIPTSTIELYRLSTSGNPEDLFAAREIYRDLHPLLRWDSKTEFVQAIKLSMDIVGLRGGVCRPPRGALAETDRAKVVADTEAVLAKGYK, from the coding sequence ATGACCGAAACCCGCAAACCCTGGCACGGAGTACTGGTGGCGACGGCGCTGCCGTACCACGACGATCTGAGTGTCGACTACGACGCCTTCGCCGATCATGTCCGCTGGCTCGCCGCCGCCGGCTGCGACGGCGTCGCCCCGAACGGATCGCTCGGGGAGTACCAGTCGCTGACCGAGGCCGAACGCGCCAAGGTGATCACCACCGCTGTCGAAGCGGCACCGGAGGGCTTCACCGTGATGGCCGGGGTCGGCGCCTACGGCGGTCGGCAGACCGAGTACTGGGCCAAGCAGGCCGCCGATGCCGGCGCCACCGCCCTGATGTGCCTGCCGCCGAATGCCTACCGCGCCACCACCCGCGACGTGATCGATCACTACCGCCACGCCAATTCCGCCGGACTTCCGGTGGTCGGCTACAACAACCCGATCGACACCAAGGTCGACCTGCTGCCGTCACTGATCGCCGAACTCCACGCCGAGGGCCTGATGGTCGGGCTGAAGGAGTTCACCGGCGACGTCCGCCGGGCCTACGAGATCAAGGAACTCGCGCCCGGTATGGATCTGCTGATCGGCACCGACGACACCGTCTTGGAGATGGGGCTGGCCGGGGCCGTCGGCTGGGTCGCCGGCTACCCGAACGCGATCCCCACCTCGACCATCGAGCTGTACCGGCTCTCCACCTCCGGCAACCCCGAGGATCTGTTCGCCGCCCGGGAGATCTACCGCGATCTGCACCCGCTGCTGCGCTGGGACTCCAAGACCGAGTTCGTGCAGGCGATCAAGCTCTCGATGGACATCGTCGGCCTGCGTGGCGGGGTCTGCCGTCCGCCGCGCGGCGCACTCGCCGAGACCGATCGCGCCAAGGTGGTCGCCGACACCGAGGCCGTGCTGGCCAAGGGTTACAAGTAG
- the pdxY gene encoding pyridoxal kinase PdxY — protein sequence MTTILSIQSSVAYGHVGNSAATFPLMRRGYEVMPVITVHFSNHTGYGAWRGPVLQAADIVDVVTGIDERGALAHVDGVLSGYQGAEETGQAVLQALALVRRRNPRAEYCCDPVMGDVGRGFYVRPGIPEFMRDTVVPAADIVTPNQFELAFLADTPIASLSDVLTAADRIRAQGPGLVLVTSVEVPELATDGPGVSMVAVDAHGAWAVTTPKLDRNFTGSGDLTASTFFSEHLSGADAASALATTAAVVYAVLRITDESGQAELALVAAQDAIASPPEQFAVQKLR from the coding sequence GTGACCACCATCTTGTCGATCCAGTCGAGTGTCGCCTACGGGCACGTGGGCAACTCCGCGGCCACCTTCCCGCTGATGCGTCGCGGGTACGAGGTGATGCCCGTGATCACCGTGCACTTCTCCAACCACACCGGGTACGGCGCCTGGCGCGGCCCGGTGCTGCAGGCCGCCGACATCGTCGACGTGGTCACCGGGATCGACGAACGCGGGGCACTGGCCCACGTCGACGGGGTCCTCTCGGGGTATCAGGGTGCGGAGGAGACCGGCCAGGCGGTGCTGCAGGCCCTGGCACTGGTACGCCGGCGCAACCCGCGCGCGGAGTACTGCTGTGATCCGGTGATGGGCGATGTCGGCCGCGGCTTCTACGTCCGTCCCGGGATTCCCGAGTTCATGCGCGACACCGTGGTCCCGGCCGCGGACATCGTCACCCCCAACCAGTTCGAGCTGGCCTTCCTCGCCGACACCCCGATCGCGTCGCTGTCCGATGTGCTGACCGCCGCCGATCGGATCCGCGCCCAGGGTCCGGGTCTGGTCCTGGTGACCAGTGTGGAGGTGCCGGAGCTGGCAACCGACGGCCCGGGGGTGTCGATGGTGGCCGTGGACGCGCACGGGGCGTGGGCGGTGACCACGCCGAAGCTGGATCGCAATTTCACCGGGTCGGGTGACCTGACGGCCTCCACGTTCTTCTCCGAGCATCTCTCGGGTGCCGATGCGGCATCGGCCCTGGCCACCACCGCGGCGGTGGTCTACGCCGTTCTCCGGATCACCGACGAGTCCGGACAGGCCGAGCTCGCGCTGGTCGCGGCGCAGGACGCGATCGCCTCGCCACCGGAGCAGTTCGCCGTCCAGAAGCTGCGCTGA
- a CDS encoding glycerophosphodiester phosphodiesterase family protein — protein MTDRSGVRRIYPGFAALAHRGGPGLPASRGRENSMLAFGNAIEWGYRCLETDVQATRDGVLVTFHDATLDRTTDSSGTLTALPWSEVRQARIGGTEPIPTLDEVLDSFDATVNIDLKSENATELVAGAVHRHRAEDRVCVVSFDDNRLRRFRRLTGGRIATVCTQSAVAAVIGSPSVRLGRGIGGDVFQVPVTHRVGPLRVPVINRRFLERAHALGRPVHAWTINDSEQMHGLIDLGIDGIITDRIDVLREVLTERGLW, from the coding sequence ATGACCGATCGGTCCGGGGTCCGTCGAATCTATCCCGGTTTCGCCGCACTGGCCCACCGCGGCGGCCCGGGTCTGCCGGCCAGTCGCGGGCGGGAGAACTCGATGCTCGCATTCGGCAACGCGATCGAATGGGGTTATCGGTGTCTGGAGACCGATGTGCAGGCGACCCGTGACGGGGTGCTGGTCACCTTCCACGACGCGACGTTGGACCGTACCACCGACTCCTCCGGCACTCTCACCGCGCTGCCCTGGAGCGAGGTGCGGCAGGCCCGGATCGGTGGCACCGAACCGATCCCGACCCTGGACGAGGTACTGGACAGCTTCGACGCCACGGTGAACATCGACCTGAAGAGCGAGAACGCCACTGAGCTGGTGGCCGGGGCCGTTCATCGTCACCGCGCCGAGGACCGGGTGTGCGTGGTCTCCTTCGACGACAACCGGTTGCGCCGGTTCCGGCGGTTGACCGGTGGTCGGATCGCCACCGTCTGCACCCAGTCGGCCGTCGCAGCGGTGATCGGCAGTCCGAGCGTACGGCTGGGCCGCGGCATCGGCGGGGACGTCTTCCAGGTCCCGGTGACCCATCGGGTCGGGCCGCTGCGGGTCCCGGTGATCAACCGTCGGTTCCTCGAGCGGGCCCATGCGCTCGGCAGACCGGTGCACGCCTGGACGATCAACGACTCCGAGCAGATGCATGGGCTGATCGATCTGGGCATCGACGGCATCATCACCGACCGGATCGACGTCCTTCGCGAGGTCCTGACCGAACGCGGTCTGTGGTGA